One stretch of Pseudomonas azotoformans DNA includes these proteins:
- a CDS encoding helix-turn-helix transcriptional regulator, translated as MDRRNPYLDTHFCFDHPEALDQAGVFDDSAQQVMGSAIGHYRAQTVRPHLQYFDCDLQFPEPLRIHKVLPDSVCIVQVLGGQWQHQVDGRLNEYTPGAPHVLGLSESMEAMDQMPAGSRARMAGLRIGGDYLRQLAEEDPSLQSLARLLDDGMHFSELHGCRAVGRLFERLYHSPYQGALERLNQESLSLAVLVELATHLAPQPAKPTAPLRSHSDLAHEARFKLDANLMKPPGTLALARELGVGETTLRRAFSRVYGQSMLDYVRQQRLELARTLLRQRKWHVAQIAHRLGYANPANFNHAYKAYFGHPPGAES; from the coding sequence ATGGACCGCCGCAACCCCTATCTGGACACCCACTTCTGCTTCGATCACCCAGAGGCCCTGGACCAGGCCGGTGTATTCGATGACAGCGCGCAGCAGGTCATGGGCAGCGCGATCGGCCATTACCGTGCGCAGACGGTGCGGCCGCACCTGCAGTATTTCGACTGCGATCTGCAGTTCCCCGAACCGTTACGCATCCACAAGGTGCTGCCCGACAGTGTGTGCATCGTGCAGGTACTGGGTGGGCAATGGCAGCATCAGGTAGACGGCCGGCTAAATGAATACACCCCCGGCGCGCCCCATGTGCTGGGCTTGAGCGAAAGCATGGAAGCCATGGACCAGATGCCTGCCGGTAGCCGTGCGCGCATGGCCGGGCTGCGCATCGGCGGCGACTATCTGCGCCAATTGGCCGAAGAAGACCCGTCACTGCAATCGCTGGCCAGGCTGCTCGACGATGGCATGCACTTTTCAGAACTGCACGGCTGTCGCGCCGTCGGGCGTTTGTTCGAGCGCCTTTATCACTCGCCCTACCAGGGGGCGTTGGAACGGCTGAACCAGGAAAGCCTGAGCCTGGCCGTGCTGGTCGAGCTGGCCACGCACCTGGCGCCACAACCGGCCAAGCCCACGGCCCCGTTGCGCAGCCATTCGGACCTTGCACATGAAGCACGCTTCAAGCTCGACGCAAACCTGATGAAACCACCCGGCACGCTGGCGCTGGCACGGGAACTGGGCGTGGGTGAAACCACCCTCAGACGTGCCTTCAGCCGGGTGTACGGCCAATCGATGCTCGATTACGTGCGCCAGCAGCGCCTGGAACTGGCGCGCACCCTGCTGCGCCAGCGCAAATGGCACGTGGCGCAGATTGCCCACCGCCTGGGGTACGCCAACCCTGCCAACTTCAACCACGCCTACAAGGCGTACTTCGGTCATCCGCCTGGGGCTGAATCCTGA
- a CDS encoding LysR family transcriptional regulator — MNLRTLRAFVEVVRQGGFSQAAEVVSLTQSSVSKAVKTLEDELGTPLLNRLGHRNELTAAGEIAYRRALVLLAERNDLVAEINDLCGLKRGVLRIGLPPVGCGVLFATMFATYRSRYPDIDIELTEYGSKKLRECLEAGEVDLAALLLPVDEDFDYQPVRNEPLMAVLPISHPLARLERIDFTDLADSPFILFEAGFALNAKILAACERKGVNPKVTARSGQIDFIIDLVAAGLGVAFVPRMLAHKHQHPGIALIPLDEPYTDWHIALAWRASAHLPPAALAWLELAREHTISTGHPV; from the coding sequence ATGAACCTGAGAACATTGCGTGCCTTTGTCGAAGTGGTGCGCCAGGGTGGTTTTTCCCAGGCTGCCGAGGTGGTGTCCCTGACCCAATCCAGCGTGAGCAAGGCGGTCAAGACTCTGGAAGACGAACTGGGCACGCCGCTGCTCAATCGCCTCGGGCATCGCAACGAACTCACCGCCGCCGGCGAAATCGCCTACCGTCGCGCCCTGGTGCTGCTCGCCGAGCGCAATGACCTGGTGGCCGAGATCAACGACCTGTGTGGCCTCAAGCGCGGCGTACTGCGCATCGGCCTGCCGCCGGTGGGTTGCGGCGTGCTGTTCGCGACCATGTTCGCCACCTACCGCAGCCGCTACCCGGACATCGACATCGAACTCACCGAATACGGCAGCAAAAAACTGCGCGAGTGCCTGGAAGCGGGGGAGGTCGACCTGGCAGCGCTGCTGCTGCCGGTGGACGAAGACTTTGACTACCAGCCCGTGCGCAACGAACCGTTGATGGCCGTGCTGCCCATCAGCCACCCGCTGGCCCGCCTTGAACGTATCGACTTCACCGACCTGGCCGATTCGCCGTTCATCCTGTTTGAAGCCGGCTTCGCCCTCAATGCCAAGATTCTCGCTGCCTGCGAGCGTAAAGGCGTCAACCCCAAGGTGACCGCCCGCAGCGGGCAGATCGACTTCATCATCGACCTGGTCGCCGCCGGCCTGGGCGTAGCCTTCGTACCACGCATGCTGGCGCACAAACACCAGCACCCCGGCATTGCCCTGATCCCCTTGGACGAGCCCTACACCGACTGGCACATCGCCCTGGCCTGGCGCGCCAGCGCCCACCTGCCCCCCGCCGCCCTGGCCTGGCTGGAACTGGCCAGGGAGCACACCATTTCAACCGGTCATCCGGTTTAA
- the lldD gene encoding FMN-dependent L-lactate dehydrogenase LldD, translating to MIISSASDYRAAAKRKLPRFLFDYIDGGAYAEHTMRANSSDLAEISLRQRILRNVDNLSLKTSVFGQELDMPVILSPVGLTGMYARRGEVQAAKAATNKGIRFCLSTVSVCPIEEVASQSAQAIWFQLYVLKDRGFMRNALERAQAAGVTTLVFTVDMPTPGARYRDAHSGMSGPFAAQRRMLQAVTKPQWAFDVGLMGRPHDLGNISRYLGKPTHLEDYIGWLANNFDASISWKDLEWIREFWKGPMIIKGILDPQDAKDAVSFGADGIVVSNHGGRQLDGVLSTAKALPPIADAVGDDLTVLVDSGIRSGLDVVRMLALGAKACLLGRATAYALAADGQHGVENLLDIFAKEMRVAMTLTGVTSIAQIDRTTLV from the coding sequence ATGATCATCTCGTCCGCCTCCGACTACCGCGCAGCCGCCAAGCGCAAGCTCCCGCGTTTCCTGTTCGACTACATCGACGGCGGCGCCTACGCCGAACACACGATGCGCGCGAACAGCTCGGACCTGGCCGAGATCAGCCTGCGCCAGCGCATCCTGCGCAATGTCGACAACCTGAGCCTGAAGACCAGCGTGTTCGGCCAGGAACTCGACATGCCGGTGATCCTCAGCCCGGTCGGCCTGACCGGCATGTACGCGCGGCGCGGTGAAGTGCAGGCGGCCAAGGCGGCAACGAACAAGGGCATTCGGTTCTGCCTGTCGACGGTGTCGGTGTGCCCGATTGAAGAAGTGGCGTCGCAAAGCGCGCAGGCGATCTGGTTCCAGTTGTATGTGCTCAAGGACCGCGGCTTCATGCGCAACGCGCTGGAGCGCGCGCAGGCAGCCGGTGTGACGACGCTGGTGTTTACCGTGGACATGCCCACGCCCGGCGCACGGTATCGCGATGCCCATTCGGGCATGTCCGGCCCGTTCGCCGCACAGCGACGCATGCTGCAAGCCGTCACCAAGCCGCAATGGGCCTTCGACGTGGGCCTGATGGGCCGTCCCCATGACCTGGGCAATATCTCCAGGTACCTGGGCAAACCCACCCACCTGGAAGACTACATCGGCTGGCTGGCAAACAATTTCGATGCATCCATCAGTTGGAAAGACCTGGAGTGGATCCGCGAATTCTGGAAAGGCCCGATGATCATCAAAGGCATCCTCGACCCCCAGGACGCCAAGGATGCAGTGAGTTTCGGTGCCGACGGCATCGTGGTCTCCAACCACGGCGGCCGCCAACTGGACGGCGTGCTGTCCACCGCCAAGGCCTTGCCGCCGATTGCCGATGCGGTGGGCGATGACCTTACCGTCTTGGTCGACTCCGGCATCCGTTCCGGGCTGGACGTGGTGCGCATGCTCGCCCTGGGCGCCAAGGCCTGCCTGCTGGGCCGCGCCACGGCCTACGCGCTGGCCGCCGATGGCCAGCACGGCGTGGAAAACCTGCTGGACATCTTCGCCAAGGAAATGCGCGTAGCCATGACCCTCACCGGCGTCACCTCCATCGCGCAGATCGACCGCACCACCCTGGTCTAA
- a CDS encoding CaiB/BaiF CoA transferase family protein, whose product MGALTGLRVLDLSRVLAGPWCGQVLADLGAEVIKIERPKSGDDTRGWGPPWMKTDTGESSGEASYYQSTNRGKLSVAIDMATPEGQELVRALAASSDVLIENYKAGSLARYGLDYATLAELNPRLVYCSITGFGQTGPRAEEPGYDFIIQGIGGLMSITGERDDLPGGGPQKVGVAFSDLMTGLYSTVAIQAALLSRERTGVGQYIDMALLDVQVATLANQSMNYLASGKVPQRYGNAHANIVPYQVFRAADRDFIIACGNDSQFVALCQSIGLAHLPDDPRFRRNADRVAHREEIVALLSAHFLGRSADEWVACIHASKVPVGAINSIAQSLEEPQVLARNLMVKIPHPQNPDFAMVGSPIKMSGTPVEYERPAPRLGQHTDDILGRRLGLSPEQLAQLKARGIVEQQG is encoded by the coding sequence ATGGGTGCATTGACAGGTTTGCGGGTGCTGGATCTGAGCCGTGTGTTGGCCGGCCCCTGGTGTGGGCAAGTGTTGGCTGACCTTGGCGCGGAAGTGATCAAGATCGAACGCCCGAAAAGCGGCGACGACACCCGTGGCTGGGGCCCGCCGTGGATGAAGACCGACACCGGTGAGTCGTCGGGCGAGGCTTCGTATTATCAGTCGACCAACCGCGGCAAACTGTCCGTGGCCATCGACATGGCCACTCCCGAAGGGCAGGAGTTGGTACGGGCGCTGGCGGCCAGTTCCGACGTGTTGATCGAGAACTATAAAGCGGGCTCCCTGGCCCGCTACGGTCTGGACTACGCGACCCTGGCCGAGCTCAACCCGCGCCTGGTGTATTGCTCCATCACCGGTTTCGGCCAGACCGGCCCGCGTGCCGAGGAGCCGGGCTACGACTTCATCATCCAGGGCATCGGCGGCCTGATGAGCATCACCGGCGAGCGCGATGACCTGCCCGGCGGCGGCCCGCAAAAAGTCGGCGTGGCGTTCTCCGACCTGATGACCGGCCTGTATTCCACCGTGGCGATCCAGGCTGCGCTGCTCAGCCGTGAGCGCACCGGCGTGGGCCAATACATTGATATGGCGTTGCTGGATGTGCAGGTCGCGACCTTGGCCAACCAAAGCATGAACTACCTGGCCTCGGGCAAGGTGCCGCAGCGCTATGGCAATGCCCACGCCAATATCGTGCCTTACCAGGTGTTCCGTGCCGCCGACCGCGACTTCATCATCGCCTGTGGCAACGACAGCCAGTTTGTCGCGCTGTGCCAGAGCATCGGCCTGGCGCATCTGCCGGACGACCCGCGCTTTCGCCGCAACGCCGACCGCGTGGCCCATCGCGAAGAAATCGTCGCGCTGCTCTCGGCGCACTTTCTGGGGCGCAGTGCCGATGAGTGGGTGGCGTGTATCCATGCCTCGAAGGTGCCGGTGGGGGCGATCAACTCCATCGCGCAATCCCTGGAAGAGCCCCAGGTGCTCGCGCGCAACCTGATGGTGAAGATCCCCCATCCGCAGAACCCGGATTTCGCCATGGTCGGCAGCCCGATCAAAATGTCCGGTACGCCCGTGGAGTACGAGCGGCCGGCGCCGAGGCTGGGGCAGCATACCGACGACATTCTCGGCCGGCGATTGGGCCTGTCGCCGGAGCAACTGGCCCAACTCAAGGCCCGTGGGATTGTCGAACAGCAGGGTTAG